A single Micromonospora sp. CCTCC AA 2012012 DNA region contains:
- a CDS encoding DUF58 domain-containing protein, which produces MARAAAVSPPTRLPAAGERSGAALSRLQLLVTRKLDGLLQGDYAGLLPGPGSEAGESREYRPGDDVRRMDWPVTARTTMPHVRRTVADRELETWLAVDLSASLDFGTGRWLKRDVVVAAAAALTHLTVRGGNRIGAVVGTGPPAPVRTGRWRAAAPPPGPGTLLRLPARSGRKEAQGLLRAIAEAQIQPGRSDLGALVDLLNRPPRRRGVAVVISDFLAPPQQWGRPLRKLRVRHDVLAIEVVDPRELELPDVGVLPVVDPETGELHEVQTADPRLRRRYADAAAAQRAAISAELRAAGAGHLRLRTDRDWLLDMVRFVAAQRHARTRGTTR; this is translated from the coding sequence TTGGCCCGGGCAGCGGCCGTGAGCCCACCGACCCGCCTGCCGGCCGCCGGTGAACGCTCCGGCGCCGCCCTGTCCCGGTTGCAGCTGCTGGTGACCCGCAAGCTCGACGGCCTGCTCCAGGGCGACTACGCCGGGCTGCTGCCCGGACCGGGCAGCGAGGCGGGGGAGTCCCGCGAGTACCGCCCCGGCGACGACGTCCGCCGGATGGACTGGCCGGTCACCGCCCGGACCACGATGCCGCACGTGCGGCGTACGGTGGCCGACCGGGAGCTGGAGACCTGGCTCGCGGTGGACCTCTCGGCCAGCCTCGACTTCGGCACCGGGCGGTGGCTCAAGCGGGACGTGGTGGTCGCCGCGGCGGCCGCCCTGACCCACCTGACCGTGCGCGGCGGCAACCGGATCGGCGCCGTCGTCGGCACCGGCCCTCCGGCGCCGGTACGCACCGGCCGGTGGCGCGCCGCCGCCCCGCCGCCCGGACCGGGCACCCTGCTGCGGCTGCCCGCCCGCTCCGGTCGCAAGGAGGCCCAGGGGCTGCTCCGGGCGATCGCCGAGGCGCAGATCCAGCCCGGGCGCAGCGACCTCGGCGCCCTGGTCGACCTGCTGAACCGGCCGCCGCGCCGACGGGGCGTGGCGGTGGTGATCTCCGACTTCCTCGCGCCGCCGCAGCAGTGGGGCCGGCCGCTGCGTAAGCTGCGGGTCCGGCACGACGTGCTGGCGATCGAGGTGGTCGACCCGCGTGAGCTGGAACTGCCCGACGTGGGGGTGCTGCCGGTGGTCGACCCGGAGACGGGGGAGCTGCACGAGGTGCAGACCGCCGACCCGCGGCTGCGCCGCCGGTACGCGGACGCGGCCGCCGCCCAGCGCGCCGCGATCTCCGCCGAGCTGCGCGCCGCCGGCGCCGGGCACCTGAGGCTGCGTACCGACCGAGACTGGCTGCTGGACATGGTGCGTTTCGTGGCCGCGCAGCGGCACGCCCGCACCCGAGGGACGACACGATGA